The Oreochromis niloticus isolate F11D_XX linkage group LG13, O_niloticus_UMD_NMBU, whole genome shotgun sequence genome has a window encoding:
- the LOC112841926 gene encoding plectin-like produces MSHLQMATMENEITLEGIKHVRQDKREIIHSQSLQQCSTTNTMLDSSPHQTPAFLKKDVQSVTYKSHVNTDFQSSVTAQGYMALLGLTDKQLHETNVSKTKMYQSTSESSTTDRDGQQSVTYSTPQKLPDLKGGVSIQNVVKFKLSDEEYIGKPAAIAGIYVESSKKKISFLEAAEKGFLAKTYALEFLEAQAATGSLTDLATGQVHSAAEALERGIIDPSLKDRLMEAEKAISGYIFKGKKLSVFQAMEERILDRYKAKKILEVQVATGGLINPATGVRVPAHIAVDQGLLNKETLQSLYDPVGNPKGYHNPDTGQKAYYSDILKACLYDISGGVFLFPFGERHLTSTSPASSHRVSVVNSNCGTEMSAYEAFKGKHIDKKTYLFLSQQESEWQEKSTADPSGTPLHIITDVKSGRQLCLESALSQRFLESSELESYRRGLLSITEIADMIFSRMVVVEDVNSPIAGLWDVTQKKRLSVFQGFQQGFTDRATALRLLEAQACTGGICDPSCGERVTLTEALKRGLLDEALSQQLLQFDRAFNGFIHPKTAKTLSVSQAVQENLLPKDAGFRCIEFQLLTGGLIKPDTQDRISLEEVVQSGLVDKVTATVLKDEKFHTKSLTCPRTKRRITFKEALERSVYDCHTGLRLLEATKSHGFGPKSTFHYVWAYK; encoded by the coding sequence ATGTCACATCTACAGATGGCAACAATGGAGAACGAAATCACTCTTGAAGGAATTAAACATGTCAGACAAGATAAGAGGGAGATCATTCACAGTCAAAGCCTTCAGCAGTGTTCAACAACAAACACAATGTTGGATAGCTCCCCTCATCAAACTCCCGCTTTTCTCAAGAAAGACGTGCAAAGTGTGACTTACAAGAGCCACGTTAACACTGATTTCCAAAGCTCTGTGACAGCACAGGGATACATGGCTCTGTTGGGACTTACAGACAAGCAGCTGCACGAAACTAACGTCAGCAAGACAAAAATGTACCAAAGCACATCAGAGAGTAGCACAACAGACCGCGATGGACAGCAGAGCGTGACATATTCAACTCCCCAAAAGCTCCCAGACCTCAAAGGGGGTGTAAGCATTCAAAATGTGGTCAAATTTAAGCTCTCGGATGAAGAGTACATCGGCAAACCGGCTGCTATTGCTGGAATTTATGTGGAGTCGAGCAAGAAAAAGATATCCTTCCTGGAAGCTGCTGAGAAGGGCTTCCTAGCAAAGACATATGCCCTGGAGTTTCTCGAGGCTCAGGCTGCAACAGGAAGCCTTACAGATCTGGCTACCGGACAAGTGCATTCAGCTGCCGAGGCATTGGAGAGGGGGATTATAGATCCGAGCCTGAAAGACAGGCTGATGGAGGCTGAGAAAGCTATTAGCGGCTACATCTTTAAAGGCAAAAAGCTGTCTGTGTTTCAGGCCATGGAGGAAAGGATTCTCGATAGATACAAAGCTAAAAAGATCCTCGAGGTCCAGGTTGCTACTGGAGGACTGATAAACCCAGCGACCGGGGTCAGGGTGCCAGCTCACATTGCTGTAGATCAGGGTCTTTTGAACAAGGAGACTCTACAGAGTCTCTATGATCCAGTCGGTAACCCCAAAGGTTATCACAACCCTGACACTGGACAGAAAGCATACTACTCTGACATACTGAAGGCATGCTTGTATGACATCAGTGGTGGAGTGTTTCTCTTCCCGTTTGGTGAGAGGCACCTAACAAGCACATCTCCTGCCAGCTCTCATAGGGTGTCAGTTGTCAACAGCAACTGTGGCACTGAGATGTCAGCGTATGAAGCATTCAAGGGGAAACACATTGACAAGAAGACATATCTGTTTCTGTCACAGCAGGAGAGTGAATGGCAGGAAAAGTCCACAGCTGACCCCAGTGGAACCCCACTTCACATCATTACTGATGTCAAAAGCGGTCGACAGCTTTGTCTAGAGTCGGCTCTAAGTCAGAGATTCCTGGAATCGTCTGAGCTTGAGAGCTATCGCAGAGGTCTTCTTAGTATCACTGAGATCGCAGACATGATATTTTCAAGAATGGTTGTTGTGGAAGATGTTAACAGCCCCATTGCTGGACTTTGGGATGTCACTCAGAAGAAAAGGCTTTcggtttttcagggttttcaaCAGGGCTTTACTGACAGAGCTACTGCTTTACGGCTGTTAGAGGCCCAGGCCTGCACTGGAGGTATTTGTGACCCCTCATGTGGAGAGAGAGTTACCCTCACCGAGGCTCTCAAAAGAGGTCTTTTGGATGAAGCACTGagtcagcagcttctgcagtTTGACCGAGCATTTAATGGCTTTATTCATCCCAAGACTGCAAAGACTTTGTCTGTTTCCCAGGCTGTTCAGGAAAATCTCCTCCCAAAAGACGCCGGTTTCCGCTGTATTGAATTCCAGCTCCTGACTGGAGGATTGATAAAACCTGACACCCAAGACAGAATCTCACTTGAAGAAGTCGTTCAGAGCGGACTCGTTGATAAAGTTACCGCCACTGTACTCAAAGACGAGAAGTTCCACACCAAAAGCCTCACCTGTCCAAGGACCAAGAGAAGAATTACATTCAAAGAGGCTCTGGAGAGAAGCGTGTACGACTGCCACACCGGGTTAAGGTTACTGGAAGCTACAAAATCCCACGGTTTTGGACCAAAGTCAACATTTCATTATGTTTGGgcatataaataa